GGTGGCGGTCCCCCAGAAGCTCCCTCCGGAGCAGGAGGAGCTTGTGCGCCAGCTCCTGGATACCATGATCAGCGGTGGCCAGGCCCCCGAACAGCCCGAGGGATTCCTGGCCAAGGTCTTCGGTTCAGAGAAGAACCGGAAAAAGAAGAAGCGTTGAAGTGACCCCCGGCCAAGCGCCGGGTTTCCGAAAGGAGTCCTTGTGCGCATCAGCCCTCTCCTTCTCACCCTCCCCGCCCTGCTGGCGGCGGCCCAGCCGCCGGTCAGGGAGGTGTCCCTCAGGACGCCGGACGGCTTCCTCCTCAAGGGAACCCTGACCCTGCCCAAGGGGCAGGGCAGGCATGCCGCAGTCCTCCTGGCCCACCAGTTCCGGGCGGACCGCCAGGGCTGGACCCCCCTGGCGGAGCGCCTCCAGAAGATGGGCATCGCCACACTGGCCCTGGACCTCAGGGGCCACGGAGAGAGCACCGAATGCAAGGGCCAGAGCCTCTCCGTCGGTGAGGACTTCGTGGACTCAGCCCAGCGGGTCGGCTTTTCCATGATCCCCCGGGATCTAGAGCAGGCCGCCGCCTGGCTCCGACACCAGCCAGGCATCGATGCGCGCCGGCTCGGCGTGGTCGGCTCCAGCGTGGGGGCCCTCTCGGCCCTGCTCGCCGCACCGAAGATCCACCCTGTGGCCTTGGCTGTCCTCAGCCCAGCCGGCAACCCGGCTTTCGGACCTGACGCCGCTACGCTCATGGCAGGCGCTGCACGCCACAGCCGCAGCGCCATCCTCGTTCTGGCCGCCGAGGGGGATGCCAGCGCCTGGGACAATGCCCAGCGCCTGAAGACCCTGCCCGGAGTCTGCACCCTCTCCTTCCCAGGCCAAGACCATGGCTTCGCCTTCCTCCCGGGGCACAGCGACACCGTGGCGGTCTTCCTGGGGGAGTACCTCCGGAAGAGGACCCCTGCCCTGGCCAAGCCCGCCCAGCCCCAGGAAGGCAGCACCCGTTTGGCCGTACCTGCGGACCCCAAGGCCTCCGGAGCGGCTCCAGCGTCGCATTCAGCCAAGTGAAGCTGCGCCCGGGAAGGGCGCTCGGCATACAATGGTTCCATGAACCATCCTGAACGTGTGACCGCATGTCCCGCCTGCCTCTGATCGCCCTGGACGGCCCCTCTGGGGTGGGCAAGTCCACTGCCGCCAAACGCATCGCCCTTGAGCTCGGCTGGAGCTACCTCGACACCGGAGCCATGTTCCGGGCCACGGGACTCGCCCTCCAGCGAGCCGGGCTGGCCCTGGAGGATCCTGAGACCCTCGGGACCCTCTTGGGGCAACTCCGGATTGAGCAGCGGGGGACCCGCATCCTCCTGGCCGGCGAGGATGTGAGCGAGGCCATTCGCACACCCGAGATCTCCCGCCTCGTCTCCGCCGTGAGCGCCAACCCCCAAGTACGCCGGACCCTCCTGGAGCAGCAGCAGCGGATCGGCGCCAGGGGTCATTGGGTGGTGGACGGAAGGGACATCGGCACCGTAGTGTTCCCCGAGGCCTGCTGCAAGATCTTCCTCACGGCCAGCGTCGAGACCCGGGCCCGCAGACGATTCCTGGAGCTGCGCAGCAAGGGCTCCAGCATCACCCTGGAGGAGGTCACCCGGGACCTGGAGCAGCGGGATCTCCAGGACTCCACCCGGGCCCTCGCCCCCCTCCGGAAGGCCGAGGACGCCGTGGAACTCGACTCCAGCCACATGAGCATCGAGGAAGTGGTCGCCTGGATCGTCCACCACCACCACAGCCACGCCTGAGTCCCAGCGCCGCAGGAGGCGGACCATGCTCCAGGAGCTCCTGGAACACCTGAAGGATCTGCAGGCGATCCCCTGGACCCGGGTGGGCCCCCTGAAGCTCGTCTGCGCTCTGGGCGCGGTGGCCCTGATGCTCCTGGTGAGAGCGGCCAGCGCCGATGGCTGGGTGGCTTTCCTGGATGGCCTCAACCTCGTCTTCCATGAGGCCGGCCACCCTCTCTTCAGCCTCTTCGGCGACACCATCGGCTTCCTGGGGGGCACCCTGATGCAGCTCCTGGTGCCCCTGGCAGTGGCCGTCAGCCTCTGGGGGAAGCGCCAGGCCGTGGCCACAGGCCTGGCCGGGGTCTGGTTCTTCGAGAACGGCTTCAACATCGCCCGCTATATGGCCGATGCCCGCAGCCAACTCCTGCCCCTGGTGGGGGGCGGTGAGCATGACTGGGGCACCCTTCTTGGCCGCTGGGGGCTCCTCCGGCAGGACAAGGCCCTGTCGGGCACCCTGGCGGCCCTCTCCTGGCTCGGGATCCTGCTCTGCTGCGCCTGGCTGGTCTGGCGCTGGTGGTCGGACCGCCAGCGCCCCCCGGACTAATCGATCTCGATGGCCCTCAGGTCCTTGCCGGGCTTGAAGCGGATCGAGCGGCCCTTGGGGATGGCGACGGAGTCGCCGGTCTTGATGTTCCGGCCCATGCCACGCTTGCGGGGACGGGGTTCAAAGACACCGAAGCCGCGGATCTCGATGCGGTGACCGTCCAGCAGGGCATTTTTCATGTGGTCGGTCAGGAGATCGACCACCTGGAGGGCGGTGGCCTTGGAGATGGGCAGGGCCTGCATGAGGGCAGACGCGATATCGATCTTGATCATGGGCCACCTCAGGATTCTGGATTGGAAGTCTGACAGTACTACCAGAGCTCATCCAGCGGTGAAAGGGAAAAGGTGAAGATGATCATCTTCCGTCTTTCCCGAGGCCCCTCGGCCTAGTACCGTGGAAGGCTGCCCTTTCCAGGAGCGCCCCTTTGGAAACCCTGTCCGACTTCATCACCTGCGCCGTCTCGGCCATCCGCCACGGCAGCGACAAGCAGCGCGCTGCCGCCCTGCTCGAGCGCTGGGGCACGGCCTGGCAGGGCCCCCAGCGGGCCCTGGAGTCCACCTACTCCAACCACGGCGCCTACCTTCACTTCAACCAGCTCATCGGCAAGGTCTGGAGCCATGCCTTCACCTTCCATGCCACCCAGCGTGAGGGACTGGTCCTCCGGGGACCTGACTCCGACCGCGCCCGGAAATCGCACAAGCTGCGGAACACCAAGCTGGACGCCACCGGGCTGGATGCCCTCTTCCTGGCCTGGAGCGCCCACCCGGAGGCCCACCCCGCCGGCAACGCCGTGGAATTCCAGCTCACCGAGACCCCGGATGAGACCTGGGAGGCCTGCCTGCAGGAGGTCCTGCAGCATCTCGGCTGAGCCTCAGCCTCCGATGTGGTGCATCTGGATGCGGGGCAGCTGCTCGGTGAGCTCGGTGCGGCGCTCCGAGTAGCGGTCATCCCGGACCTTCCATCGGGCGATGACCATCTCCCGCAGTGAGTCATCATCGGCCCCCCCCCGCAGGGCCTCCCGGAGGTTCAGCCCCTCTGAGGCGAAGAGGCAGGTGTAGAGCTTGCCCTCGGCCGAGATCCGGGCACGGTCGCAGCCGCGGCAGAAGGGTTCGCTGACTGAAGCGATGAAGCCCACCTCACCGACCCCGTCCTTGAAGCGCCAGTCGTGGGAGACTGCGTTGCCTGGGGCGGGGATGGGCTCCAGAGGCCAGACTTCGTTGATCCGGCGGATGAGTTCGGAAGAGGGCACCACCTGATCCAGACACCAGCCATTGCCCGTGCCCGTGTCCATGAACTCGATGAAGCGCAGGACGTGGCCATGCCGCCGTGCAAAGTCGACGAGCGGGATCACATCCTCCTCATTGACGCCCCGCTGCATGACGCAGTTGAGCTTGATGGGCGCGAAGCCCACCTGGGAGGCGACCTCAATCCCCCGGAGCACCTGGGCAAGGGGCACATCCGAGTCCACAAAGGCTTTGAAACGCTCCGGATCCATGGAATCCAGACTCACGGTGAGGCGATCCAGCCCAGCCTCCCTGAGGAGGAGGGCCTGCTGCTCGAGCATGGAGGCATTGGTGGTCGCCGCCACCTCCCTGATCCCTTCAATGCGCTTGAGACGGGAGACCAGGGCGGGCAGATCCCGGCGGAGCAGGGGCTCCCCCCCCGTCAGACGGACCTTGCGGACCCCCAGGGAGGCGAAGACCCGCACCAAGCGCTCCATCTCCTCATAGGAGAGGACCTGGCTGTGGGGAATGAAGGAGAAGTGCTGGCCGTCCTTGGGCTTGCAATAGGTGCAGTTGAAGTTGCACCTATCCGTGACCGACAGGCGCAGGGCCGTAATCGGCCTTTCGAGAGTATCCAGAACCACCATGCCTTCAGATTAGCGGATTGGCACTGCCGGGGATGGGGCAAAATGGGAGGGAAGGATTCCCGACATGGCATTTCTCTCCCGACTCTTCTCCCGGGGCCAGCGCGCCCCTCTGCCCACTCTCGAAGAGCTCTTCACGGAGCTTGGGGTCACCTCCTCCCTCCCGGGCCTGGAGGATTTCCGGGAGGACTTCGAGCATCTCGACGCCGGGGAGCGCCGCCAGTGGGCCGGCGCCGTGGCCGAGCTTCAGGCGAAGGGCCTGGGTCTGCCCCCACAGTGGCTCGATGCCCAGTTCGACCTGATGCCCCAGCTCGTCCCCCACTGGCAGGCGGAGAGGGAGCCCTTCCTCGCCAAGCCCGTGGCTGAGGGCCTCTGCCAGCGGATTCTGGCCTGCGGCCATCTGGTGCCCGCGCCCTGGCTCATCCTCTGGGGAATCTCGGAGGATGATCTGGAGGACCGTGCCCTGGGACAGCTCCAGGAGAAGAGTCAGGGGCACCCCTTCCGGAAGCTACCCTCCGGCATCTACCAGAGCAGCTACGGCGACGGCATGGACGCCTCACGCATCCTCCTGCCTGAACTCTGGAGTGAGCTCTTCCCCGGACAGAACACCTTCCTTGCGGTCCCGACCTCGGGCTGCCTCCTGGTGGCCCCCCAGATCCTTCTCCCCAAACTGGTGGAGGCGGTGCTCGCCCGGGTCGACGGCGAGGGTACCCGGATCTCGGCAACCCTCTACCAGCGGATCGACCAGACCACCCTCCCCGCCAACCTCCAGGACCCACACCCCATCGCCCAGCCCCAGCGGGAGCTGCGCCAGAGCGACTTCGCCGCGGCCTGCCTGGCCCAGGAGAGCGATCTCCCGCCAGAGCTGGGCACCCCTGCGCCTCTGATGACCATCAAGACCCAGCAGGGACGCACCCTTCTGCTCACCCTCTGGCGGGAGGGCACTCCCTGCCTCCTGCCGGATGCTGACCTGGTGGGCTTCCTCGATGCCCAGGGGCAGCCCCTGGGCATCTTCTTCCGCCAGACCCTCCCCCGGATCCCCGAACTCAAGGGGGAACCGGTGGAGATCTGGGGGCCCCGCCGCCTCCGCTACCCCACCTTCCCCAGTGCCGGACAACGGGAGCGCCTGGAACCCTTCGCCAGCCCTGAACAGATGGCCGGCCTCTTCCGCGGCCCCGGCGAGCGCAGCCAGGCCCCCAGGCCTGCAGCCCCCGCCCAGGCATCCACGGCCTCCACCCACTCGAGCCCTGTCCCCGAGCACCTGCGGGGCCTCAGCCTGGGCCCCGTCCGGGAGGACTGAGCCTTGGACAGCCCCTGGATCCTCATTCCCCTCGGGAACCCCGGTCCGGAGTATGCCGGGACCCGGCACAACCTGGGCCGGCGCCTCCTCCTGGACTGGCTGGCAGCCCGGGGCATCACCCCTGAGCCCCTGCGACTCTTCAAGACGGGCACCCTCTATGCCCTCACCCCCGGCATCCAGGCCCTGGTCCCCGCCACCTACATGAACCTCTCCGGCCAGGTCTGCGGAGAGGCCGCCAAGGCGGGTCTCTCCACGAACCGCCTCCTGGTCCTCCTGGACGACAAGGACCTCCCCCTGGGCACCGGGCGGCTCCGGATGCAGGGCGCAGCCCACGGTCACAACGGGCTGGCCTCCGTCCAGGAGCACCTGGGGACGGATGCCGTGCCCCGACTGCGCCTGGGTATCGGCCCCTTCCAGCGCCCTCTCCACGAGTTCGTCCTGGGTCCATGGACACCCGCGGAGGAGGAACTCATCCAGGCCATGGGCTCGCCCTTCGCCGCCTTCCTGGAGTCCCTGGTCACGGAGAGCACCCTGGAAAGGCTCCCGGGGCAGGTCAACCCCGAATCATTCTGGCGACCCGTCACGGCATCTTGATCAAAGCAGGGAATTTCCCCCTTGGCGAAACGGCGGTTTGGCGGGAGTATCGGTCCATATTCTCCTCTACATCCGACGCCGTCTCCCAGCCTGGAGGGAGGCGTCGCTTCCGTTTCCTCCAGGCATGATCCATCGGGTAACGCAATGGCTCAAGGCACCGTCAAGTGGTTCAACGCCGAGAAGGGCTTCGGCTTCATCATCCCCGACGAGGGGGGTACAGACCTCTTCGTCCATCACACCGCCATCCAGGAGCGGGGCTTCCGCACCCTCCTGGAGAACCAGCGGGTCCAGTTCGAGGTCGTGCAGGGGCCCAAGGGCCCCCAGGCCACCAACGTCACCAAGGACTGACCCATAAAAATCCTGTTGAAGTCGCTCCGAAGCATGGCTACGCTTGGCGCAACTCAACCCCGACATCTGACCGGAAGACCTCCCCAGGGTCGGGACCGGTGCTTGTTCGCAAGCCCCGGGCTCAACGGAGCCATGCTCCCCAGGTGTCCATATCCTGGATGGACATCTGAGAGTACAACCCCAGGAGCCGGGGCCAGACCCCAAGGATCCAAGCACCATGTCCCAAGGTACCGTCAAGTGGTTCAACGCCGAGAAGGGTTACGGCTTCATCACCCCCGATGAGGGGGGGCCGGATATCTTCGTCCATCACTCCGCCATCCAGTCCCGCGGTTTCCGCACGCTGGAGGAGAAGGCCCGCGTGACCTTCGAAGTCGTCCAGGGTCCCAAGGGCCCCCAGGCCGCCAACGTCAACAAGATCCAGTAAAGGCTCCCACCCGGCCGGAGAGCAGGACCCCGCCACCCGGGCGGGGTCCTGCTTTTGAGGGAAGACCCCTTGCCCCGCGGCGATCTTGCAGGACTATAGATACATGTCTTCCTTACCCAGCGGCGAACAGGTCCATCGTGCATCCCAGATCCTCTATCGCTGTCTCGAAGAGGTGGGGAGCACCCGGGCCGTCCTGTACCTGCCCGTAGAGGGGGTCTTCGAACGGGTGGCCCACTATGGATGGCCCCGCCACAGCGCCCCGCCCCAGACTCTGGAGACCGGTCAGCTCCTTCTGGAGACCCTCGAATCTGGCCCGCGGGTCGACAACTCGGGGAGCGATCCGCTGCTGGCACCGCTGAAAGAGGGGAGCGCCCAGGCCCGTTTCCTCCTGGCTCCCGTTCCCCTGGCCCCGGGGCCTGAGGCCCTCCTCATCCAGCGCGACCGGGGGCAGGGCTCGCCCTACCTGGAATCCCGGGACATCCCCCCCACCCAGACCATCTGCCTGGAGCTATCCGAGGCCCTGGATCCCAACCCCCGCCCCCCCGCCCGGGAGCCTGTGCCCGTGCAGGAGGCCATTCCTGTGGAGGCGCCCCATAGCGAGGTGCTGGTCTCCTCCCTGGATCTCTCCGAGGTGGTGACCCAGGGGCCCCAGAAGGGCCTCCTGGCCGGGACCTTTCTGCCCGAGCAGCGGACCTTCTTCTGGGAGCTGGCCGAGGTCCTCTTCCAGGTCCTCCCCCTCGCTGCCGCAGCCCTCTGGATGGAGGACCCGATGGAGGGGCGCCCCATCCTGGTCTACAGCCGCCGCTCCCTGTCTCCCGACCACCGAAGGGAGATCCAGGGCATCATCTCAGGCCAGCGCCCTGAGTTCGCCCCCTCCGCCTTCAGGGTCATGGCCCGGACAGGCTCCCCGGGGCGGGAGCCTCTGGACACCCCCCTGGGCACCCATCTCCCCCTCCTGCTGGAGGAGGAGGCCGGGTACCAGGACCTGCTCCTGCTCTGCCGCGCGGACCGGAAGCCCTTCTCCGAAAGCGAACTCCAGTTCACCCGCCATATCGCCCGCTTGGCCGCCCACCACCTGCAGGAGGCAAGGCTCCACGAGCGCTACCACCGCGCCTTCCTCTCTGTCAGCCGGCACCTGCTCGGCGAGGCCCCGGGCCTGCGCACCCACAGCCTCAACACCGCCCGCCTGGCCCGGAACCTCGCGGTGCGGATCGGCCTGCCCACCGCCACTGTGGAGGCGGTCAGCATCGCGGCCATCCTGCACGATGTCGGCTCCCTGCTCCTGGATCCCGACCTCCACAGCCGAGGACGTCTGCGCCCGGAGGATCTCGACCGGATCCGGGCCCACCCCGTCCTGGCCTCCACTTTCCTCAAAGACTTCCAGTTCCCCTTCGATGTCCCCTCCATCATCCGCCACCACCACGAGCGCTGGGACGGTACCGGCTATCCCGATGGCCTGTCCGGTGAAGACATCCCCATGGGCAGCCGGATCATCGCCATCATTGAAACCTTTGAAGTCATGACCGGGGGCTCCGGCTACCGCCCCCCCGTTCAGCGCAGCGAGGCCCTGGAGGAGATCCGCAGGACAGCCGGTACCCAGTTCGATCCGGCCCTCGCCCTGGAGTTCCTTGCCATGATGGAGCCCGGCGGGCGTTAAGCTGTTCCCGGAGGTCCGATGCGTCCTGCGACCCGCCGGAGGGGAGAGAAGGGGTACATTCTGGTCATGGTGCTGGGCGCCATGGCCATCGTGGGCATCCTCATGACCCGGGCCATGCCCTCGGTGATCGCCCAGGTGCAACGGGAGAACGAGGAGGAACTCGTCTTCAGGGGAGAGGCCATCGCCAATGCCATCAAGGCCTACAAGAAGAGCACCGGCAATTACCCCACCTCCCTCGAGACCCTGGTCAAGACCAAGCCCCCCATCCTCCGACGGCTCTACAAGGACCCCATGACCCAGGATGGCACCTGGGAAGTGGTCACCGCCGTCCAGGCGGGCCTGACCGGGGACAAGACCGGCCTGCCCATTGTCGGCGTGCACAGCAAGAGCACCCAGGACAGCTTCCGGACCTACCAGGGAAAGACCCTTTACTGCGACTGGGTCTTCTCTGCCGCCGACAATCTCTTCGGGATCTCAGGTGGGGATGCCAGCCTTGCCGCTGCAGCCCTCGCTGCCACCACCACCAAGTAACCCGGAGCCCGCATGCACCGTCTGAAAGGCCTGGCGGCCGCCCTTCTCCTGACTCTCCCCCTGGCCGCCACTGACTTCCAGACCTGGAGCGGAGCCCTGCAGGCGCGAGGCATCTCCGTGAGCGCCGGCCTCTGGGACCTCAGCACCGGAAAACTCGTCGAAGGCTGCCAGACCGATCTCCCCCTCGTCCCCGCATCCACAGCCAAGGTGGTCACCACCTACGCCATGCTGAAGAGCTGGAAACCGGACACGGAACTGCTCACCGAAATTTCCGGAGACCTCAAGGATGGAGTTGTCCAGGGGGACCTGGTCATCAAGGGCAGCGGTGACCCCTTCCTCGTCCCCGAGCGGATCTGGCTGCTCGCCCAGGAGCTCCGCCGCCAGGGGGTGCAGCGCATCGTGGGACGCGTGCGCCCGGATCAGAGCGCCTTCGATGCCCAGATGTACGGCCCCGGCTGGGAGAACACCGCCTTCCGGAACACCCCTCCGATCCTGCCCCTCTCCGTCGGCTTCAACCGGGACGAGAGCGGGGCCTATGCGCGGGATCCCAGTGCCCTGGCCGCCGGGCTCGTCACCCGCATCCTCCGGGAGTCGGGCATCCCGGTGGAGGAGAGGGAGATGCCCGCAGGCCCCCTCCGACGGATCCACACCCTCAGCTCCCCGCCCCTCCGGCGCCTGGTCCAGGACATCAACAAATACAGCAACAATTTCATGGTCGAAATGCTTCTGAAGGCCTTCGGCGGGGGGACCTGGAGCGGTGGGACCGCACGGGTCCAGGCCTTCTACCAGTCCGTCCTCGCCCTGGGCCCGGAGAGCATCTCCCTGGTGGACGGTTCAGGACTCAGCAAGGACGATCGCCTCTCCGCCCGGACCCTGGCCATCGTCCTGCGCGCCGCCTGGAATGACTTCGAGGTGGGTCCCGAGTTCGTGGACTCCCTGAAGATCATCGGAGGCGAGCCCTGGCACCTGAAGCACCTCAGCCCCGAGACCCTCCGGCGGCTCACGCGGCGGGTCCGCTGCAAGACAGGTCACCTGAACGATGTGGTCACCGTCTGCGGGTACCTTCAGAAGCCCGACGGCGGCCTCCGGGTCTTCGCGATCCTGCTCAATGGCAAGGCCGAGGATGACGATATCTGGGAGATGGTCAGCCACTGGGCGGAATAGGCCCACCCGCCCACCAGGGCAGAGTAGTCTGGGAACACCCCGAGGAGATCACGTGGCCAGAGTGTGCATCG
The sequence above is drawn from the uncultured Holophaga sp. genome and encodes:
- a CDS encoding alpha/beta fold hydrolase, with translation MRISPLLLTLPALLAAAQPPVREVSLRTPDGFLLKGTLTLPKGQGRHAAVLLAHQFRADRQGWTPLAERLQKMGIATLALDLRGHGESTECKGQSLSVGEDFVDSAQRVGFSMIPRDLEQAAAWLRHQPGIDARRLGVVGSSVGALSALLAAPKIHPVALAVLSPAGNPAFGPDAATLMAGAARHSRSAILVLAAEGDASAWDNAQRLKTLPGVCTLSFPGQDHGFAFLPGHSDTVAVFLGEYLRKRTPALAKPAQPQEGSTRLAVPADPKASGAAPASHSAK
- the cmk gene encoding (d)CMP kinase, which translates into the protein MSRLPLIALDGPSGVGKSTAAKRIALELGWSYLDTGAMFRATGLALQRAGLALEDPETLGTLLGQLRIEQRGTRILLAGEDVSEAIRTPEISRLVSAVSANPQVRRTLLEQQQRIGARGHWVVDGRDIGTVVFPEACCKIFLTASVETRARRRFLELRSKGSSITLEEVTRDLEQRDLQDSTRALAPLRKAEDAVELDSSHMSIEEVVAWIVHHHHSHA
- a CDS encoding HU family DNA-binding protein — protein: MIKIDIASALMQALPISKATALQVVDLLTDHMKNALLDGHRIEIRGFGVFEPRPRKRGMGRNIKTGDSVAIPKGRSIRFKPGKDLRAIEID
- the moaA gene encoding GTP 3',8-cyclase MoaA, whose product is MVVLDTLERPITALRLSVTDRCNFNCTYCKPKDGQHFSFIPHSQVLSYEEMERLVRVFASLGVRKVRLTGGEPLLRRDLPALVSRLKRIEGIREVAATTNASMLEQQALLLREAGLDRLTVSLDSMDPERFKAFVDSDVPLAQVLRGIEVASQVGFAPIKLNCVMQRGVNEEDVIPLVDFARRHGHVLRFIEFMDTGTGNGWCLDQVVPSSELIRRINEVWPLEPIPAPGNAVSHDWRFKDGVGEVGFIASVSEPFCRGCDRARISAEGKLYTCLFASEGLNLREALRGGADDDSLREMVIARWKVRDDRYSERRTELTEQLPRIQMHHIGG
- the pth gene encoding aminoacyl-tRNA hydrolase, which codes for MDSPWILIPLGNPGPEYAGTRHNLGRRLLLDWLAARGITPEPLRLFKTGTLYALTPGIQALVPATYMNLSGQVCGEAAKAGLSTNRLLVLLDDKDLPLGTGRLRMQGAAHGHNGLASVQEHLGTDAVPRLRLGIGPFQRPLHEFVLGPWTPAEEELIQAMGSPFAAFLESLVTESTLERLPGQVNPESFWRPVTAS
- a CDS encoding cold-shock protein, with protein sequence MAQGTVKWFNAEKGFGFIIPDEGGTDLFVHHTAIQERGFRTLLENQRVQFEVVQGPKGPQATNVTKD
- a CDS encoding cold shock domain-containing protein: MSQGTVKWFNAEKGYGFITPDEGGPDIFVHHSAIQSRGFRTLEEKARVTFEVVQGPKGPQAANVNKIQ
- a CDS encoding HD domain-containing phosphohydrolase codes for the protein MSSLPSGEQVHRASQILYRCLEEVGSTRAVLYLPVEGVFERVAHYGWPRHSAPPQTLETGQLLLETLESGPRVDNSGSDPLLAPLKEGSAQARFLLAPVPLAPGPEALLIQRDRGQGSPYLESRDIPPTQTICLELSEALDPNPRPPAREPVPVQEAIPVEAPHSEVLVSSLDLSEVVTQGPQKGLLAGTFLPEQRTFFWELAEVLFQVLPLAAAALWMEDPMEGRPILVYSRRSLSPDHRREIQGIISGQRPEFAPSAFRVMARTGSPGREPLDTPLGTHLPLLLEEEAGYQDLLLLCRADRKPFSESELQFTRHIARLAAHHLQEARLHERYHRAFLSVSRHLLGEAPGLRTHSLNTARLARNLAVRIGLPTATVEAVSIAAILHDVGSLLLDPDLHSRGRLRPEDLDRIRAHPVLASTFLKDFQFPFDVPSIIRHHHERWDGTGYPDGLSGEDIPMGSRIIAIIETFEVMTGGSGYRPPVQRSEALEEIRRTAGTQFDPALALEFLAMMEPGGR
- a CDS encoding type II secretion system protein, whose amino-acid sequence is MRPATRRRGEKGYILVMVLGAMAIVGILMTRAMPSVIAQVQRENEEELVFRGEAIANAIKAYKKSTGNYPTSLETLVKTKPPILRRLYKDPMTQDGTWEVVTAVQAGLTGDKTGLPIVGVHSKSTQDSFRTYQGKTLYCDWVFSAADNLFGISGGDASLAAAALAATTTK
- a CDS encoding D-alanyl-D-alanine carboxypeptidase — encoded protein: MHRLKGLAAALLLTLPLAATDFQTWSGALQARGISVSAGLWDLSTGKLVEGCQTDLPLVPASTAKVVTTYAMLKSWKPDTELLTEISGDLKDGVVQGDLVIKGSGDPFLVPERIWLLAQELRRQGVQRIVGRVRPDQSAFDAQMYGPGWENTAFRNTPPILPLSVGFNRDESGAYARDPSALAAGLVTRILRESGIPVEEREMPAGPLRRIHTLSSPPLRRLVQDINKYSNNFMVEMLLKAFGGGTWSGGTARVQAFYQSVLALGPESISLVDGSGLSKDDRLSARTLAIVLRAAWNDFEVGPEFVDSLKIIGGEPWHLKHLSPETLRRLTRRVRCKTGHLNDVVTVCGYLQKPDGGLRVFAILLNGKAEDDDIWEMVSHWAE